The region TTATTGTAACAAAAATCTACAGATAGACCTGTCTATAGCCGCAAAATCCCCCGAAGCTAACGTTCGGGGGATTTTTTCGCTAAGAATCGTACGAGGAACTACGCTTCTTTGTGCCGCGCTGCAACTTCCGCCGCTTTAGCGTCAAGTTCAGCTTGCTTCGCATCTTCCGCGGCTTTCTTCTCGGCAGCCGCTTTAGCTTTCTCTTCTTTTAGGCGTTCCGCCTCGGCTTCGGCGTGCTCGTCGCGAATTGCATTAACAGCCTCGCGATCAAACTGCACAGCAGTCAAGCGAGCCGATTTACCGCTGCGCTGACGCAGGTAGCTAAGGAAGTTGCGGCGAACCTTTGCGCGGCGCACAACCTCAACTTTTTCGACCAGCGGACTATGCAGCAAAAACGATTTCTCCACGCCGATACCGCTCGCAACCTTGCGTACAGTAATACGGCTCGTGTGCTGTCCTTTGTTGTCGGTACGGATAACCACGCCTTCAAACATCTGAATGCGCTCTTTGCTGCCTTCTTTAATTTTTTGATGCACGCGCACCGTATCGCCGCTGCGCACATCGACGACTTGGGCTTTTTTCTGCTCGTCGTTCACCTTTTGAATCAGTGCAAAACTCATGTCTCTCTCGCTTATATCATTATTAGTACAATCAACTACCAATTTTAGCACGAAATGCTGAAGAGAGCAAGCGTTACGCCGCCACCTCACGCAAGTCCACGCCTGTCTGCCTGGCAATGTACTCAATTTGGCGCGTTTGGCGATCGTCGGAAGATTTAAGGGCGGCGGTTTCAGCCGTCAAATCTTCAAGCATAGCAGTATGTTGGTCGAGGATATTGTACACTTTTGAGATGTCGTCTTCTGTTGCCATGGTGTCAAGGCGCTTATCGATTTCATCAAAGCGCTTTTCCATATACCTAAACAATTTCGTAAACTGGTCGTCCTTCATGCCTCCAGTATACCAAATGAGCGTATAATAGACATATGGATTACGATCAATTAGCACTCACCCTACACGAAA is a window of Candidatus Saccharimonadaceae bacterium ML1 DNA encoding:
- the rplS gene encoding 50S ribosomal protein L19 → MSFALIQKVNDEQKKAQVVDVRSGDTVRVHQKIKEGSKERIQMFEGVVIRTDNKGQHTSRITVRKVASGIGVEKSFLLHSPLVEKVEVVRRAKVRRNFLSYLRQRSGKSARLTAVQFDREAVNAIRDEHAEAEAERLKEEKAKAAAEKKAAEDAKQAELDAKAAEVAARHKEA